The Branchiostoma floridae strain S238N-H82 chromosome 8, Bfl_VNyyK, whole genome shotgun sequence genome has a segment encoding these proteins:
- the LOC118422049 gene encoding uncharacterized protein LOC118422049, whose product MPATVFWTYKGTNFPSIASKEALEALPDFEICDDDIAVVSFPIRQAMWFMDDIAHHQLLTSDDFAHHRLPTSDDFAHHQLPTSDDIAHHQLLTSDDFAHQQLPTSDDFAHHQLPTSDDFAHHKLPTSDDFAHHQLPTSDDFAHHKLLTSDDFAHHQLPTSDDFAHHKLLTSDDFAHHKLLTSDDVAHHKLLTSDDFAHHKLLTSDDFAHHKLLTSDDFAHHKLPTSDDFAHHQLPTSDDFAHHKLLTSEEACEDAMVDYVWLGFHSCTRDMS is encoded by the exons ATGCCGGCAACAGTGTTCTGGACCTACAAGGGAACAAACTTTCCTTCCATTGCTAGCAAGGAGGCGTTAGAGGCCTTACCAGACTTTGAGATCTGCGATGACGACATTGCTGTTGTGAGCTTCCCTATAAGACAG GCCATGTGGTTTATGG ATGACATTGCTCATCACCAACTCCTGACCTCAGATGACTTTGCTCATCACCGACTCCCGACCTCAGATGACTTTGCtcatcaccaactcccgacctCAGATGACATTGCTCATCACCAACTCCTGACCTCAGATGACTTTGCTCATCAACAACTCCCGACCTCAGATGACTTTGCtcatcaccaactcccgacctCAGATGACTTTGCTCATCACAAACTCCCGACCTCAGATGACTTTGCtcatcaccaactcccgacctCAGATGACTTTGCTCATCACAAACTCCTGACCTCAGATGACTTTGCtcatcaccaactcccgacctCAGATGACTTTGCTCATCACAAACTCCTGACCTCAGATGACTTTGCTCATCACAAACTCCTGACCTCAGATGACGTGGCTCATCACAAACTCCTGACCTCAGATGACTTTGCTCATCACAAACTCCTGACCTCAGATGACTTTGCTCATCACAAACTCCTGACCTCAGATGACTTTGCTCATCACAAACTCCCGACCTCAGATGACTTTGCtcatcaccaactcccgacctCAGATGACTTTGCTCATCACAAACTCCTGACCTCAG AGGAAGCCTGTGAGGATGCCATGGTCGACTATGTGTGGCTGGGGTTTCACTCCTGCACACGTGACATgagttaa
- the LOC118420590 gene encoding sulfotransferase 1A3-like produces MPAPIELSLKPNEPPGYVTLAAKSSPRILKTLLPIRFAPRGISKPQNKVKVLVMMRNPKDSAVSYYHFSRKLGPLLGVGEPPAWEEYARAFVGGQS; encoded by the exons ATGCCAGCACCGATAGAACTGAGTCTGAAACCGAACGAGCCGCCCGGTTACGTCACACTCGCTGCCAAGTCCTCCCCTCGCATCTTAAAGACCCTCCTCCCGATCCGCTTCGCGCCGCGAGGGATATCCAAGCCGCAGAACAAG GTTAAAGTGCtggtgatgatgagaaacccgaAGGACTCCGCGGTGTCATATTACCACTTCAGCAGGAAACTCGGTCCGCTGCTGGGAGTGGGAGAACCTCCGGCCTGGGAGGAGTACGCTCGGGCTTTTGTGGGCGGACAAAGTTAG